CGGAGTTGAATGCGTATGATGTTCTTAAGCCGAAAAAGATTTTAATAACGAGGGAAGCTTTAAATAGTATAAATTAGGAGCTATACACCTTATGAATAGTTACCACGTAATAAAGAAACCTTTACGAACAGAAAAAAGCGTCGCTGATGGTGAAGCAACAAACTCTTATCATTTTGAAGTCGATCTAAAGGCGAATAAGATTCAAATAAAAGAAGCGGTAGAGAAGTTTTTTAATGTGAAGGTTGATGGAGTCAGGACGTTAGTCAGAAAAGGGAAGACTAAAAGAGTTAGGTTCAGGTTGGGTAGGACCAAGGACTGGAAAAAGGCTATTGTGACACTGAAAGAAGGAAATACAATTGATCTTGGCTATTAGTTTTAATGGATAAATCAAGAGGTATAGTATAAATATTATGGGTATTAAATATTATAAGCCTGTAACTGCGGGAAGAAGATTTGCAAGTGTTTCAGATTTTTCAGAAATTACCAAAAAAAAGCCTGA
The genomic region above belongs to Candidatus Jettenia caeni and contains:
- a CDS encoding 50S ribosomal protein L23, with protein sequence MNSYHVIKKPLRTEKSVADGEATNSYHFEVDLKANKIQIKEAVEKFFNVKVDGVRTLVRKGKTKRVRFRLGRTKDWKKAIVTLKEGNTIDLGY